Proteins encoded together in one Cherax quadricarinatus isolate ZL_2023a unplaced genomic scaffold, ASM3850222v1 Contig3419, whole genome shotgun sequence window:
- the LOC138852020 gene encoding uncharacterized protein, whose amino-acid sequence MEKGDSIYSKYLEALVKRRLSIRKQRSLIIEKGGVQRNERLLQLDNEWARVDALWKKAIETGNTPGSVVNQTAQLGDESASVGISQCGGAGTSAPINDDERATTSHDVSDTHNSEDESPEVITYIQNFRGRHTVRKYSVPSTYNRELRMYLHVYRDYFIEQMRDMYDRSPLAMSLRIHPIIVIRTLRQNISGDDQNGQFVINLAFELVSEEEISEVFDRWVGTILERYESELQDQEGSGWIIDQIESFSIEYVKVEFRVGVGSYVAYPEKLRGNQYVFNPEINDGLCVLRAFAAYQCHKKNMSWKNIRRAVNTKKGCLNHAKSSIDDFPITRDKLGILEKENKVSLYVYQLRKDQDRTFMAMCRKGNKKYKDIMCALLLNERHLVLIKDFDGYVRTIMKDRDVKKHCHSCLMKLNTQEELDIHEDGCKINQILVFPPKGTTVHFKNFSHTHSSEYIGVFDFECALDTTLPAGKIESRHKAIAYCYIIFDRKGEIVCIKSYKGEDAVNHFILNVSGEWNKIKFRRQYHEIHMTEEDEMRHDSQNTCELCGNTFKNPKDKHKHHDHTLNFNNYIGAYCARCNMQCKDKREKLLLFCHNMSYDLGIILKELNVDKYNVEIHSKQGFKFLKVEIGKVRFQDSLSLLNGSLSTLAEQHIKAGKSLKYTESILKDVPRDVLPLLCKGKQILCYDYIDSLKKLDETKLPSKDHFFNSLRNSAISQEDYEHALKVFELGKCKTLGDYLMLYLKTDVGLLADVFMEWRKTLKDIYKLDVSNYISLPSFSWDAFLLKTNVRLDMIYSHELYDLIKRNLRGGFTCAINQYSKADNPLINPNFDVESGMGTHILYLDFNSLYASAMVEALPQNGIRKLSNDEKNAILDVGLSNVSCEGQKGYWIECDTKHISPEVARLTDELPLILSHMNISEEMLSPYCESILKNEGRKIPKSNGKLVGSHLPQKNYLISLELLQLLLELGLEVEKVHTIYEYTQTKFLEPFISTNIAQRTATRCPIKSKAFKLTNNAIYGKSLLNITKYAEKYRYINNEKAFIRASKDPLLKNITHLNQDRVICTFNKDILEVKQPLYLGFQILEIAKKKLYHFWYKVLKQHYGDDVRLLYTDTDSYIFSLKCKDLYTELKSEPLLGYMDFSNFSPEHPLYDDSRKGELGLLKSEMCDNHISELIALKAKMYSVKIAGRSTNVSRAKGIPSQFMPLLTHARYKNVLSNVDRELFTCKSIGNVKGEICTVKINKRGLSAFDDKRYHLNTNESLAYGHPDIPPSKRRRIE is encoded by the exons ATGgagaaag GGGATAGCATATATTCGAAATACTTGGAAGCATTGGTGAAGAGAAGATTATCGATTAGAAAGCAGCGTTCGTTGATAATCGAGAAAGGCGGTGTACAACGCAATGAAAGGTTATTGCAATTGGATAATGAGTGGGCACGTGTAGATGCTTTATGGAAGAAGGCTATAGAAACAG gaaatacacctggtagtgttgtgaatcaAACTGCCCAGCTTGGTGATGAGAGTGCTAGTGTTGGTATCTCACAATGCGGAGGTGCGGGTACTTCTGCCCCCATTAATGatgatgagagagcaactacctcgCATGACGTGTCTGACACGCATAATAGTGAAGATGAGAGCCCAGAAGTTATTACATATATCCAGAATTTTAGAGGTAgacatacagtgaggaaatatagtgttccttcaacttataacagagagttaagaatgtatttacatgtttatagggattattttatagaacagatgcgagatatgtatgatagatcgcctctagcaatgtcgctcagaatccacccaattatagttataaggacattacgtcaaaacatatcgggtgatgatcaaaatggacaatttgtgataaatttagcgtttgagttagtaagtgaagaggaaatctCTGAAGTATTTGATCGATGGGTGGGAACGATATTAGAAAGATACGAGTCAGAGTTGCAAGATCAGGAAGGATCTGGCTGGATCATAGATCAAATCGAATCTTTCAGTATCGAATATGTTAAAGTAGAATTCAGAGTGGGAGTGGGATCATATGTGGCATATCCCGAGAAACTGCGAGGGAACCAATATGTATTTAATCCAGAGATTAATGATGGGTTATGTGTACTGCGTGCTTTTGCTGCCTATCAATGTCATAAAAAGAATATGTCATGGAAAAATATTCGCAGAGCAGTTAATACTAAGAAAGGTTGTCTTAATCATGCAAAATCTTCTATAGATGATTTCCCCATTACGCGTGATAAGTTAGGTATattagagaaggaaaataaagtgtCATTATATGTTTATCAATTAAGAAAGGATCAAGATAGGACATTTATGGCTATGTGTCgtaaggggaataagaaatataaggaCATTATGTGCGCGTTATTGTTGAATGAAAGACATTTGGTTTTAATCAAAGATTTTGACGGGTATGTTAGAACGATAATGAAGGATCGTGATGTAAAGAAGCACTGTCATAGTTGTTTGATGAAGTTGAATACACAGGAAGAGTTAGATATCCACGAAGACGGATGTAAAATCAATCAGATTCTCGTATTCCCCCCGaaaggaacaacagtacactttAAAAATTTTAGTCATACACATTCCAGCGAATATATCGGTGTATTTGATTTCGAATGTGCATTAGACACCACTCTCCCAGCAGGTAAAATTGAGTCTCGAcataaagccattgcctattgttatattatatttgatcgcaaaggagaaatagtgtgtataaagagttataagggggaggatgctgttaatcatttcattttaaatgttagtggtgaatggaATAAAATAAAGTTTAGAAGACAGTATCATGAAATCCATATGACAGAGGAGGATGAGATGAGGCATGATTCTCAGAACACTTGTGAATTATGtggtaacaccttcaaaaaccccaaagacaaacataaacaccatgaccatactttaaatttcaataattatattggagCCTATTGTGCACGTTGTAATATGCAGtgtaaagacaagagagagaaattattgcttttttgtcataacatgtcgtatgatttaggaataattttaaaggaattgaatgttgataaatataacgttgaaattcattcgaaacaaggattcaaattcttgaaagtagagataggtaaggttaggtttcaggaTTCATTGTCTTTATTGAATGGATCTCTTTCCACGTTAGCAGAACAACATATCAAGGCGGGTAAATCCCTGAAATATACAGAGTCTATTCTGAAAGATGTGCCTCGAGATGTCTTACctttattatgtaaaggaaaacaaattttgtgttatgattatattgatagtttaaagaagctcgatgaaacaaaattaccgagtaaagatcatttttttaattctttgagaaataGCGCTATCAGCCAAGAAGATTATGAACATGCATTGAAAGTGTTTGAGTTGGGTAAATGTAAGACTTTAGGAGATTACTTGATGTTATATCTCAAGACAGATGTTGGTTTGTTAGCcgatgtcttcatggagtggcgtaAAACACTCAAGGATATTTATAAGTTAGACgttagtaattatataagtttaccatcattcagttgggatgcattcctattgaaaactaatgtaagattaGATATGATATATTCCCATGAATTATATGACTTGATTAAAAGGAATCTCAGAGGTGGGTTTACCTGCGCAATTAATCAGTATTCTAAAGCAGATAATCCCCTAATTAACCCTAATTTTGATGTTGAGAGTGGAATGGGCACTCATATTCTATATCTAGATTTCAATTCTTTGTATGCTAGTGCgatggttgaagctcttccacaGAATGGTATCAGAAAATTATCCAATGACGAGAAGAATGCTATCCTCGATGTGGGATTAAGTAATGTTTCCTGTGAAGGTCAAAAGGGATATTGGATAGAATGTGATACCAAGCACATATCCCCCGAGGTAGCTAGACTCACTGATGAACTTCCTTTAATATTATCACATATGAATATATCAgaagagatgttatctccttattgtgaatctatattgaaaaatgaaggcagaaagatccccaaatctaatgggaaattagtgggcagtcatttacctcagaaaaactatttgatcagtctagaattgttacagttattactggaacttgggttagaggtggaaaaggttcataccatatatgaatatacacagacaaaatttttagaacctttcatatcaactaatattgcacagagaacagctacaagatgtcctatcaagtcaaaagccttcaaattaactaataacgcCATATATGGGAAATCATTGCTGAATATTACAAAGTATGCTGAGAAATATAGATATATCAATAATGAGAAAGCATTTATTAGAGCGAGTAAGGATCCTTTGttaaaaaatatcacacatttaAATCAAGATAGAGTGATTTGCACATTCAATAAAGATATATTAGAAGTTAAGCAACCACTTTATCTcggttttcaaattcttgagatagctaaaaagaaattgtatcatttttggtataaagttttaaaacaacattatggtgatgatgtaagacttctttataccgatactgactcctatatttttagcttgaaatgtaaagatttgtacaccgagttaaaaagtgaaccattgttaggttatatggatttttcaaatttcagtcctGAGCATCCCTTATATGATGATAGTAGAAAAGGGGAGCTGGGGTTATTGAAATCTGAAATGTGTGATAACCATATTAGCGAGTTGATAGCCCTGAAAGCTAAAATGTATTCTGTCAAGATTGCTGGAAGATCAACTAATGTCAGCAGAGCCAAGGGTATTCCTTCGCAATTTATGCCATTATTAACACATGCAAGATATAAGAATGTTTTATCAAATGTAGATAGAGAATTATTCACGTGTAAGTctataggtaatgtaaaaggtgaaatatgtacGGTAAAAATTAATAAGAGAGGTTTGTCAGCCTTTGATGATAAAAGATATCATTTGAATACTAATGAATCCTTggcttatggacaccctgatattccaccatctaaacgtaggagaatagagtga